GGCCGAGGTCGATCGCGGCTATGAACACGCGATCGAGATGCGGGTGGCGATGTGGGATATCGGCGAGGCGGCGATCTGGGGGAAGACCTCGAAGATGTCGATCCCCGCTACCGCGGCACCGCGCCTGCCGTGCCGATGCCGCCGCCGCTGCCGCCATTCCAGGACGTGCGGGATTCCCGGTATGCGAGGCTGGTTGCGCTGACGAAGCAGGCGGACGACGCGCAGCGTGCGTCGATCGAGCAACAGCGGCAGGTCGAGGCCAAGGAGTTGGCCAAGGCGCTTGCCATGGCGAGGGCCGTGCCGTACTCGCCGCCGCAAGCGCAGGGCCAGCCTCAGCAGGAACAGCGCTGGTGTACGCAGTCGGGTGGCGGAGTCGTGGGCCGCGTGCCGTGCTGAGCCTGCATCGCCGGGCGGCCTCGGTCGCCCGTTGCGCGTTGCGTTATGCCTTGCGTGCTGGCTGGCGCGTCCATTCGCTTTCTTCGCCCGGCACCTTGCCGAACGACTGATCGGCCCATGCGGCACGCGCCGCATCGATCTTCGCGCGCTCGCTCGATACGAAATTCCATTCGATGAACCGCTCGCCCGGCAGGTGCGCACCGCCGAGCAGCATCACGCGCGCGCCGTTCGTACTCGCTAGTGCAACGCTCGCGCCCGGTTCGAGCACGGCCATCGTCGCGGGGGCGAGCGACGTGCCGTCGACGCTGAGGTCGCCGTCGACGAGATACACGCCGCGTTCCTCATGTTCGGCATCGAGCGCCAACGTGCCGCCTGCCGCGAATTCCGCAACCGCATAGAGCGTCGGCGAGAACACGGCGACCGGCGACACGAGCCCGAACGCGGTGCCCGCGATCACGCGCACGGTCACGCCGTCGCGCGTGAACGACGGCAGCGTGTCGGCCGCATGGTGAACGAACGCGGGCGTCGTGTCTTCATGCTCGACCGGCAGCGCGACCCAGGTCTGGATGCCGTGCACCGGCTGCTCGCGCGGGCGATCCTCGTCGGGCGAGCGCTCCGAATGCACGATGCCGCGGCCGGCCGTCATCCAGTTCACGTCGCCCGGCACGATCTTCTGCCGGAAGCCGAGGCTGTCGTGATGCATCAGCGAGCCGTCGAACAGGTAGGTGACGGTCGCGAGCCCGATGTGCGGGTGCGGCAGCACGTCGATGCCGCGCCCGGCCGGCAACACGGCCGGCCCCATCTCGTCGAAGAAGATGAACGGGCCGACGAGGCGCGCGGCGCGCGCGGGCAGCACGCGGCGCACGACGAGGTTGCCGATGTCGCTTTCGCGCGGCGTGAGCAGGGTCTTGATCGAGGCGGACATGACAGGAATCTCGTGACGGTGGCGGTGACGGTGGCGGGAAATGCTCAGGCGATCGCCGTGTCGATCGTGATCGGATGCGTGAGGATCTTGTGCACCGGGCAGGCATTCGCGATCTGCAGCAGGCGTTCGCGCTGCTCGTCGGTCAGGTCGCCGTCGAGCGCGATGCGGCGCACGATCGTGCTGCCCGCGCTGCCCGATTCGTGCGCGAGCTTCACGTGCACTTCGTCGAGCGGCCAGCCTTTTCGTTGCGCATACATCTTCAGCGTGATCGCGGTGCATGCGCCGAGGCTCGACAGCAGCAGCGCGACGGGCGTCGGCGCCGCATCGCCGCCGCCGAGCGCCGCAGGTTCGTCGGCGCGCCACTGGTGGACGCCATCGGTGAAGTGGACGAGATAATCG
This DNA window, taken from Burkholderia cenocepacia, encodes the following:
- a CDS encoding pirin family protein; translation: MSASIKTLLTPRESDIGNLVVRRVLPARAARLVGPFIFFDEMGPAVLPAGRGIDVLPHPHIGLATVTYLFDGSLMHHDSLGFRQKIVPGDVNWMTAGRGIVHSERSPDEDRPREQPVHGIQTWVALPVEHEDTTPAFVHHAADTLPSFTRDGVTVRVIAGTAFGLVSPVAVFSPTLYAVAEFAAGGTLALDAEHEERGVYLVDGDLSVDGTSLAPATMAVLEPGASVALASTNGARVMLLGGAHLPGERFIEWNFVSSERAKIDAARAAWADQSFGKVPGEESEWTRQPARKA
- a CDS encoding OsmC family protein, translated to MSELSVEASIGPVDYLVHFTDGVHQWRADEPAALGGGDAAPTPVALLLSSLGACTAITLKMYAQRKGWPLDEVHVKLAHESGSAGSTIVRRIALDGDLTDEQRERLLQIANACPVHKILTHPITIDTAIA